The following proteins are co-located in the Paenibacillus sp. JNUCC32 genome:
- a CDS encoding SAM-dependent methyltransferase, giving the protein MDELIVMQEHEEQNQNHRDFHSKWVCTANHGFAPYAQEELRRMFGSIKSTMMMPGEVFLMTLGSSEAEAKRLITSKPPIFLRHLFPVQWEIAAESVDAALQLTADHVLRREEISQSRASIQIRKTDNSSWKESPAALRDDLQLRLAPLELEYTVQAPEWIISLFAADNVWYAGVSRPEDNLSDWNGGAVRFQREEGQISRAKFKLLEAEKQFGIPFETFRKAVDIGAAPGGWTSFLLERGLQVTAVDPAKMHPSLEGHKNLRVIHKNAADVTFREHEFDLLVCDMSWSPKLMARMVTGLLHSLETGGTAVVTVKLLTKKPMALVKEIMSVFEASRMQIQGAKQLFHNRDEITLYMIKY; this is encoded by the coding sequence TTGGACGAATTAATTGTAATGCAGGAACATGAGGAACAGAATCAGAACCATCGGGATTTTCACAGTAAATGGGTATGCACGGCAAATCATGGTTTCGCTCCGTATGCCCAGGAAGAGCTGCGCCGGATGTTTGGCAGCATAAAAAGCACCATGATGATGCCAGGCGAGGTGTTTTTGATGACACTCGGCAGCTCCGAAGCTGAGGCTAAGCGGCTGATTACGTCAAAGCCTCCTATTTTCCTGCGGCATCTCTTTCCGGTACAATGGGAAATCGCGGCCGAATCCGTAGACGCAGCGCTGCAATTGACAGCAGATCATGTGCTGAGGCGGGAGGAGATTAGCCAAAGCCGCGCATCCATCCAAATCCGCAAGACGGATAACAGTTCATGGAAGGAGAGCCCTGCAGCCCTTCGGGACGATTTGCAGCTTCGCTTGGCACCGCTTGAGCTGGAATACACGGTCCAGGCACCCGAATGGATCATTTCACTATTCGCTGCTGACAATGTCTGGTATGCCGGTGTGTCGCGTCCGGAGGACAACCTCTCGGATTGGAACGGAGGCGCGGTCCGTTTTCAGCGGGAAGAGGGTCAAATCTCAAGAGCCAAATTTAAGCTGCTTGAAGCCGAGAAGCAGTTCGGGATACCCTTCGAGACGTTCCGCAAGGCTGTCGATATCGGAGCAGCGCCGGGAGGCTGGACATCCTTTTTATTGGAACGCGGCTTGCAGGTTACGGCGGTGGATCCGGCGAAAATGCACCCATCCCTGGAAGGGCATAAAAACCTGCGTGTCATCCACAAGAATGCTGCGGACGTAACGTTTAGAGAGCATGAGTTCGATCTGCTGGTATGCGATATGAGCTGGAGTCCCAAACTGATGGCCCGAATGGTGACCGGGCTGCTGCACAGCCTTGAAACGGGCGGCACGGCCGTCGTCACGGTCAAGCTGCTGACCAAGAAGCCAATGGCATTGGTGAAGGAGATCATGTCGGTATTTGAAGCGTCCAGAATGCAGATTCAGGGAGCGAAGCAGTTGTTCCATAATCGGGACGAGATTACGCTTTATATGATTAAGTATTAA
- a CDS encoding TIGR01457 family HAD-type hydrolase translates to MEKPKGLLIDLDGTLYHGRNRIEGADLLIERLKEMQIPFLYVTNNSSRTPEQVAAHLMEMGIPALPEEVCTSSLAAAKYIAEESPGAKVAMLGEDGLRKALLSAGLTIVEQSPEYVIQGIDRSFDYEKLTRAVRWIQEGAVSILTNPDLQLPSDTGLMPGAGSLGAAIEAASGVKPTVIGKPSSILMKYASDRLGLAPEDTYVIGDNIRTDIAAGVHAGCKTVLVMTGITTDRNMEAHLEAAGVTPDYICRDLNEVISLLCS, encoded by the coding sequence ATGGAAAAACCAAAAGGATTGCTGATTGACCTGGACGGAACGCTGTACCATGGCCGGAATCGAATCGAGGGGGCTGACCTGCTGATCGAGCGGTTGAAAGAAATGCAGATTCCGTTCCTGTATGTAACGAACAATTCTTCACGCACGCCGGAGCAGGTGGCGGCTCACCTGATGGAGATGGGGATTCCTGCTTTGCCGGAGGAAGTATGCACATCCTCCCTCGCTGCAGCTAAATATATCGCTGAGGAGTCGCCCGGTGCCAAGGTGGCGATGCTCGGGGAAGATGGACTTCGCAAAGCGCTGTTGTCCGCGGGCCTTACCATCGTGGAGCAGTCCCCTGAATACGTCATTCAAGGAATCGACCGCTCGTTTGATTACGAGAAGTTAACCCGTGCCGTTCGCTGGATTCAGGAGGGAGCTGTGTCGATCTTGACCAATCCGGATCTGCAGCTGCCATCCGATACCGGCCTGATGCCTGGTGCTGGCTCGCTTGGGGCTGCGATCGAGGCCGCTTCGGGAGTTAAGCCGACGGTTATCGGTAAGCCGTCCTCGATCTTGATGAAGTATGCCTCGGATCGCTTGGGTTTGGCTCCGGAAGATACTTATGTAATCGGAGATAATATCCGTACGGATATTGCCGCTGGCGTGCATGCCGGCTGCAAGACGGTTCTCGTCATGACCGGAATCACGACCGATCGCAATATGGAAGCGCATTTGGAAGCCGCCGGCGTCACGCCAGACTATATATGCCGGGATTTGAACGAAGTGATCAGCCTGCTGTGTTCATGA
- a CDS encoding cyclic-phosphate processing receiver domain-containing protein: MIHLYLDDWRPNPKGFALARNGEECLLMLRECEVDVLSLDFELGHGQMNGGDVVAAMIAENLQANEIYLHTSSPSGRRKMYELLYEHMPKSVKVHNGPMPDSVLREVAQGSR, encoded by the coding sequence ATGATTCATCTTTATTTAGACGACTGGCGCCCCAATCCGAAAGGATTCGCGCTGGCTCGAAACGGGGAAGAATGTTTGCTGATGCTCCGTGAATGCGAAGTGGACGTTCTGTCGCTTGATTTCGAACTCGGGCATGGCCAAATGAACGGCGGAGACGTCGTTGCGGCCATGATTGCCGAGAATCTACAGGCTAATGAAATATATTTGCACACCTCAAGCCCGTCGGGCAGAAGAAAAATGTATGAGCTGCTCTATGAGCACATGCCAAAAAGCGTCAAGGTCCACAATGGACCGATGCCCGATTCCGTGCTGCGGGAAGTTGCCCAAGGTTCAAGATGA
- a CDS encoding thioredoxin family protein, with protein sequence MKRDAKADPVIVFLHTPLCGTCAAARKMLDVAEFVVPDVQLLAADVNFLPGIVERYQIRSVPALLAIPSSPGADPEVLYRMGSVQDIVSFVRSVKP encoded by the coding sequence ATGAAGCGTGACGCGAAGGCGGATCCTGTCATCGTTTTTTTGCATACGCCATTATGCGGTACTTGCGCGGCAGCGCGTAAGATGCTGGATGTCGCGGAGTTTGTGGTGCCCGATGTACAGCTGCTGGCAGCGGACGTGAATTTCCTTCCGGGCATCGTGGAACGGTATCAAATTCGAAGCGTCCCGGCACTGCTCGCGATCCCATCAAGCCCTGGAGCAGACCCGGAAGTGCTTTATCGGATGGGCTCCGTACAGGATATCGTCAGTTTTGTAAGGAGCGTGAAGCCATGA
- a CDS encoding deoxyribonuclease IV, protein MKSKVRIGSHVSTRGGFLAAAQHAAGIGSLAYQYFPKNPRSLHLKTPDVRNAAACAKFCREQGLVSIAHTPYPTNMAVGLTRGEEFYRLTVDSLKNDLMIAEACGSLGIVVHFGHLKSQNVLEGYQNIIRCMNDVLASWAGRAKLLIENQAGDHGAMGMTLEECVKVRQLADYPEKIGFCLDTCHLFAAGGWDLSNTDELLARGKELAYWESAVAVHLNDSKYGAGSRKDRHARIGQGMIGTEALKRLVLAPELAGKAFVLESEKGADGTHREDIAKVLSWS, encoded by the coding sequence ATGAAGTCTAAAGTCCGGATTGGAAGCCATGTCAGCACACGGGGCGGATTTCTCGCGGCAGCCCAGCATGCAGCCGGGATCGGTTCACTGGCGTATCAGTATTTTCCGAAAAATCCTCGCAGTCTTCACTTGAAGACGCCGGATGTCCGCAATGCTGCGGCTTGCGCGAAGTTTTGTCGGGAGCAAGGTCTCGTCTCGATCGCGCACACGCCTTATCCAACGAATATGGCGGTTGGTTTGACCCGAGGAGAAGAATTTTATCGGTTGACCGTGGATTCCCTTAAGAATGATCTTATGATTGCCGAGGCTTGCGGGTCGCTGGGCATCGTTGTACATTTTGGGCATCTCAAGAGCCAGAACGTGCTTGAAGGGTACCAGAACATTATTCGCTGCATGAATGATGTGCTGGCTTCCTGGGCGGGCAGGGCCAAGCTGCTGATCGAGAATCAGGCGGGAGACCATGGAGCTATGGGAATGACGCTTGAAGAGTGCGTTAAGGTTAGACAGCTTGCCGATTATCCGGAAAAAATAGGCTTTTGTCTGGATACCTGCCACTTGTTTGCCGCCGGAGGCTGGGACTTATCGAATACGGATGAGCTCCTTGCCAGAGGCAAGGAGCTAGCCTATTGGGAATCGGCGGTAGCCGTTCATTTAAACGATTCGAAATATGGAGCCGGCTCAAGAAAAGATCGCCATGCCCGCATCGGGCAAGGCATGATAGGAACAGAAGCATTGAAGCGCCTGGTTCTGGCACCGGAACTTGCGGGTAAGGCATTTGTCTTGGAAAGTGAAAAAGGAGCTGACGGCACGCATCGGGAAGACATCGCCAAGGTGCTGTCCTGGTCCTGA
- a CDS encoding Fpg/Nei family DNA glycosylase — protein MPELPEMENYRRLLSQSILNVPITDVVVNREKSLNVTIDEFTSALKGSKVIFVERRGKHLIFHLHNGGRLLLHLMLGGILYLGGRDEERPSRSTQVEITFGDQVLYFIGLRLGYLHFLTARETENALKDLGPELLDRRMTKARFVELIGKRRGALKTTLVNQQVVAGIGNCYADEIAFDARIHPLSKIQDLPEESLEQLYDSTVKVMHEATDGGGYMEMPFQEGDELTGAYNDECKVYDREGEPCVRCGMPIVKAEHASRKVFFCPNCQHEV, from the coding sequence ATGCCGGAACTGCCGGAAATGGAGAATTACCGAAGATTGTTATCTCAGAGCATTCTGAATGTGCCGATCACCGATGTGGTCGTGAACCGCGAAAAATCCTTGAATGTGACGATTGACGAGTTTACTTCGGCCCTGAAGGGAAGCAAGGTCATTTTTGTGGAGCGGAGAGGCAAGCACCTCATATTCCATTTGCATAACGGAGGCAGACTCCTGCTGCATCTGATGCTGGGGGGCATTTTGTATCTGGGAGGCAGGGATGAGGAGCGCCCTTCCCGTTCGACCCAGGTCGAGATCACGTTCGGTGACCAGGTGCTGTATTTTATCGGCCTTCGCCTGGGTTATCTGCATTTTCTAACAGCGAGGGAAACCGAGAACGCCCTAAAAGACCTTGGTCCTGAGCTTCTGGATCGGCGAATGACCAAAGCGCGTTTCGTCGAACTGATTGGAAAACGGCGGGGCGCCTTAAAAACGACGCTGGTCAATCAACAAGTCGTCGCCGGCATCGGCAACTGTTATGCGGACGAGATCGCTTTTGATGCCCGAATCCACCCGCTATCCAAAATTCAGGATTTGCCGGAGGAGTCGCTAGAGCAGCTGTACGACAGCACCGTCAAAGTGATGCACGAGGCAACGGACGGCGGAGGATACATGGAAATGCCCTTTCAGGAAGGGGATGAGCTGACAGGTGCTTATAACGACGAATGCAAAGTGTACGATCGTGAAGGAGAGCCCTGCGTTCGCTGCGGTATGCCGATCGTGAAGGCGGAGCACGCCTCGCGCAAAGTTTTCTTTTGCCCGAATTGCCAGCATGAAGTCTAA
- a CDS encoding ABC transporter ATP-binding protein — protein MISLQHLSLIRGNRHILDDVSIEMKSDENWVILGRNGSGKTTLLEMMTGYMFPSSGRVEVLGHVYGQCDVREVRKSIGYISQSLLEKLTLSDPVWEVVATGAYAFLRFYQDIPEEARSLAYSLLNEMDFGRLAELPLGTLSQGERKKVMLARSLMANPKILIMDEPCAGLDLYEREKMLHEIDRLRQRNITVVYVTHHVEEIVPLFTHVALIKDGRLTAAGRKDEVLNHELIKQTYDIDAQLEWDGGRPWIKVISGG, from the coding sequence ATGATTTCTTTGCAGCACCTGTCGCTCATTCGGGGGAACCGCCACATTTTGGATGATGTCAGCATTGAAATGAAATCGGATGAGAATTGGGTGATCCTGGGCAGGAACGGATCCGGCAAAACAACGCTGCTGGAAATGATGACGGGATATATGTTCCCTTCCAGTGGACGCGTAGAAGTGCTGGGCCATGTATACGGCCAATGTGACGTTCGGGAGGTTCGTAAATCCATCGGTTATATCAGCCAATCGCTGCTGGAGAAATTGACGCTGAGCGACCCGGTGTGGGAGGTTGTCGCAACAGGGGCGTATGCCTTTTTACGCTTTTATCAGGACATTCCGGAAGAGGCCAGAAGTTTAGCCTACAGCCTGCTGAACGAAATGGATTTCGGCCGCTTGGCGGAGCTGCCTCTCGGGACCTTGTCCCAAGGGGAACGGAAAAAAGTGATGCTGGCACGCTCCCTGATGGCCAATCCGAAGATTCTGATTATGGATGAACCGTGTGCCGGTTTGGATTTGTATGAACGGGAGAAGATGCTGCATGAGATTGACCGGCTGAGGCAGCGTAATATTACGGTCGTGTACGTCACGCATCATGTCGAGGAGATTGTCCCTTTATTTACTCATGTGGCGCTTATTAAAGACGGGCGGTTGACGGCCGCGGGACGCAAAGATGAAGTATTGAACCATGAACTTATCAAACAAACTTATGATATCGACGCTCAGCTGGAATGGGATGGCGGACGTCCCTGGATCAAAGTTATTTCTGGAGGTTAA